In Oncorhynchus clarkii lewisi isolate Uvic-CL-2024 chromosome 24, UVic_Ocla_1.0, whole genome shotgun sequence, one DNA window encodes the following:
- the LOC139382563 gene encoding complement C1q tumor necrosis factor-related protein 5-like isoform X1, giving the protein MLYQLPTEPHGTYIGSIEMTSLQLLPLLLLLPVLLVNFSSQLDDNKIPPSLCTGHPGIPGTPGVHGSAGQPGRDGRDGRDSVPGEKGEKGGRGETGESGFRGLTGDQGNPGDKGDRGQSGECAIAPKSAFSAKLSEGRTMPVAAEDAVRFDKVTLNEQGDFNVETGRFTCKVPGVYYFAVHATVYRASLQFDLMKNGLTMASYFQFYGNWPKPASLSGGSLLHLIPGDQVWVQMALGEYSGFYSSSKTDSTFTGFLVYSDWKNSAVFAKGEVV; this is encoded by the exons atgctctaccaactaccaactgagccacacgggacttATATAGG TAGCATTGAAATGACATCACTCCAGCTGttgcccctcctcctcctcctccctgttctaCTGGTCAACTTCTCCAGCCAACTAGACGACAACAAGATCCCGCCCAGTCTGTGTACGGGACACCCAGGTATCCCAGGTACTCCTGGGGTGCACGGTAGTGCTGGCCAACCAGGAAGAGATGGGAGGGATGGGCGTGATTCTGTCcctggggagaagggagagaagggaggcaggggagagacaG GCGAGTCAGGCTTTAGAGGCCTCACTGGAGATCAGGGGAACCCTGGAGATAAAGGAGACAGGGGGCAGTCGGGGGAGTGCGCCATCGCTCCCAAATCAGCCTTCAGCGCCAAGTTGTCCGAGGGCCGCACCATGCCCGTGGCGGCGGAAGACGCTGTGCGCTTTGACAAGGTAACGCTAAACGAGCAGGGCGACTTCAACGTGGAAACAGGACGCTTCACCTGCAAAGTGCCCGGCGTCTACTACTTTGCGGTCCACGCCACCGTCTACCGGGCCAGCCTGCAGTTTGACCTGATGAAGAATGGTCTCACAATGGCGTCCTACTTCCAGTTCTATGGGAACTGGCCCAAGCCAGCATCTTTGTCCGGAGGCTCGCTGTTGCACCTCATCCCGGGCGACCAGGTGTGGGTGCAGATGGCATTGGGAGAGTACAGTGGTTTCTACTCCAGCTCTAAGACTGACAGCACTTTCACTGGCTTCCTGGTGTACTCGGACTGGAAAAACTCTGCTGTCTTCGCCAAGGGCGAAGTGGTATAG
- the LOC139382563 gene encoding complement C1q tumor necrosis factor-related protein 5-like isoform X2 yields the protein MLYQLPTEPHGTYIGIEMTSLQLLPLLLLLPVLLVNFSSQLDDNKIPPSLCTGHPGIPGTPGVHGSAGQPGRDGRDGRDSVPGEKGEKGGRGETGESGFRGLTGDQGNPGDKGDRGQSGECAIAPKSAFSAKLSEGRTMPVAAEDAVRFDKVTLNEQGDFNVETGRFTCKVPGVYYFAVHATVYRASLQFDLMKNGLTMASYFQFYGNWPKPASLSGGSLLHLIPGDQVWVQMALGEYSGFYSSSKTDSTFTGFLVYSDWKNSAVFAKGEVV from the exons atgctctaccaactaccaactgagccacacgggacttATATAGG CATTGAAATGACATCACTCCAGCTGttgcccctcctcctcctcctccctgttctaCTGGTCAACTTCTCCAGCCAACTAGACGACAACAAGATCCCGCCCAGTCTGTGTACGGGACACCCAGGTATCCCAGGTACTCCTGGGGTGCACGGTAGTGCTGGCCAACCAGGAAGAGATGGGAGGGATGGGCGTGATTCTGTCcctggggagaagggagagaagggaggcaggggagagacaG GCGAGTCAGGCTTTAGAGGCCTCACTGGAGATCAGGGGAACCCTGGAGATAAAGGAGACAGGGGGCAGTCGGGGGAGTGCGCCATCGCTCCCAAATCAGCCTTCAGCGCCAAGTTGTCCGAGGGCCGCACCATGCCCGTGGCGGCGGAAGACGCTGTGCGCTTTGACAAGGTAACGCTAAACGAGCAGGGCGACTTCAACGTGGAAACAGGACGCTTCACCTGCAAAGTGCCCGGCGTCTACTACTTTGCGGTCCACGCCACCGTCTACCGGGCCAGCCTGCAGTTTGACCTGATGAAGAATGGTCTCACAATGGCGTCCTACTTCCAGTTCTATGGGAACTGGCCCAAGCCAGCATCTTTGTCCGGAGGCTCGCTGTTGCACCTCATCCCGGGCGACCAGGTGTGGGTGCAGATGGCATTGGGAGAGTACAGTGGTTTCTACTCCAGCTCTAAGACTGACAGCACTTTCACTGGCTTCCTGGTGTACTCGGACTGGAAAAACTCTGCTGTCTTCGCCAAGGGCGAAGTGGTATAG
- the LOC139382563 gene encoding complement C1q tumor necrosis factor-related protein 5-like isoform X3: MTSLQLLPLLLLLPVLLVNFSSQLDDNKIPPSLCTGHPGIPGTPGVHGSAGQPGRDGRDGRDSVPGEKGEKGGRGETGESGFRGLTGDQGNPGDKGDRGQSGECAIAPKSAFSAKLSEGRTMPVAAEDAVRFDKVTLNEQGDFNVETGRFTCKVPGVYYFAVHATVYRASLQFDLMKNGLTMASYFQFYGNWPKPASLSGGSLLHLIPGDQVWVQMALGEYSGFYSSSKTDSTFTGFLVYSDWKNSAVFAKGEVV; this comes from the exons ATGACATCACTCCAGCTGttgcccctcctcctcctcctccctgttctaCTGGTCAACTTCTCCAGCCAACTAGACGACAACAAGATCCCGCCCAGTCTGTGTACGGGACACCCAGGTATCCCAGGTACTCCTGGGGTGCACGGTAGTGCTGGCCAACCAGGAAGAGATGGGAGGGATGGGCGTGATTCTGTCcctggggagaagggagagaagggaggcaggggagagacaG GCGAGTCAGGCTTTAGAGGCCTCACTGGAGATCAGGGGAACCCTGGAGATAAAGGAGACAGGGGGCAGTCGGGGGAGTGCGCCATCGCTCCCAAATCAGCCTTCAGCGCCAAGTTGTCCGAGGGCCGCACCATGCCCGTGGCGGCGGAAGACGCTGTGCGCTTTGACAAGGTAACGCTAAACGAGCAGGGCGACTTCAACGTGGAAACAGGACGCTTCACCTGCAAAGTGCCCGGCGTCTACTACTTTGCGGTCCACGCCACCGTCTACCGGGCCAGCCTGCAGTTTGACCTGATGAAGAATGGTCTCACAATGGCGTCCTACTTCCAGTTCTATGGGAACTGGCCCAAGCCAGCATCTTTGTCCGGAGGCTCGCTGTTGCACCTCATCCCGGGCGACCAGGTGTGGGTGCAGATGGCATTGGGAGAGTACAGTGGTTTCTACTCCAGCTCTAAGACTGACAGCACTTTCACTGGCTTCCTGGTGTACTCGGACTGGAAAAACTCTGCTGTCTTCGCCAAGGGCGAAGTGGTATAG